Proteins encoded together in one Hevea brasiliensis isolate MT/VB/25A 57/8 chromosome 16, ASM3005281v1, whole genome shotgun sequence window:
- the LOC110640017 gene encoding uncharacterized protein LOC110640017 isoform X1, with product MSSDTAKENASVVDSSVTEWKHDMGNFDDPESPIYEGDEDSYPNRAEKAGYDQVGNSSLNKRGRLYNTRYFIIKSLNHHNIQLSVEKGIWATQVMNEPILEEAFHNSGKVILIFSVNMSGFFQGYAQMMSSVGWRRDNIWSQGCGKSNPWGRSFKVKWLQLNDLPFQKTLHLKNPLNDYKPVKISRDCQELPEDVGEALCELIDGESDSDGMLKRDDLSLKRPFIAPSCSLGDEGYNIHSLHMPWVRTSMPYSTCLYQHGAEASRFHLAHQGPSGVNLPLASSASKMSRMKQSQLNGSLANLQVQCDVRSRNDAWALSAESPLASTLTEDDFLEMTYEEYLEVHSRSVKQLNLPVVGSSRATLEPSRRHDDDSNSSFVTEKCPSRKRTHHSSDK from the exons ATGTCTTCTGatactgcaaaagaaaatgcatcTGTAGTTGACTCCTCAGTAACTGAATGGAAACATGACATGGGTAATTTTGATGATCCAG AGAGCCCAATCTACGAAGGTGATGAGGATAGTTATCCTAATAGGGCTGAAAAAGCAGGTTATGATCAAGTGGGAAATTCATCCTTAAACAAAAGGGGTAGATTGTATAATACAAGATATTTCATCATTAAGAGCTTGAACCATCATAATATTCAACTATCAGTTGAGAAAGGAATATGGGCTACTCAAGTCATGAATGAACCAATTTTGGAAGAGGCCTTTCAT AATTCTGGTAAAGTCATACTAATATTTAGTGTCAACATGAGTGGTTTCTTCCAAGGTTATGCCCAAATGATGTCTTCTGTTGGATGGAGGCGTGACAACATCTGGAGCCAAGGATGTGGTAAAAGTAATCCTTGGGGCCGCAGCTTTAAGGTTAAATGGCTGCAGTTAAATGACTTGCCTTTCCAAAAGACACTTCATCTCAAGAATCCACTGAATGACTACAAACCTGTTAAAATTAGTAGAGACTGCCAG GAATTACCGGAAGATGTAGGAGAAGCTCTTTGTGAGCTAATTGATGGGGAGAGTGATAGTGATGGCATGctgaaaag GGATGACCTTTCTCTCAAAAGGCCTTTTATAGCGCCTTCATGTTCACTAGGAGATGAAGGATATAATATCCATTCACTACACATGCCATGGGTTAGGACTTCCATGCCTTATAGTACATGTCTCTACCAACATGGTGCTGAAGCAAGTAGATTTCATTTGGCTCATCAGGGACCTAGTGGTGTTAATTTGCCTCTTGCATCTAGTGCATCAAAAATGTCAAGGATGAAACAATCTCAACTGAATGGAAGTCTTGCAAATTTGCAAGTACAGTGTGATGTGCGTTCTCGAAATGATGCTTGGGCTTTGTCAGCAGAAAGTCCTCTGGCTAGTACTCTGACTGAGGATGATTTTCTTGAAATG ACATATGAAGAGTACCTGGAAGTGCATAGCAGAAGTGTCAAACAATTGAATCTCCCT GTAGTTGGATCATCTCGGGCAACACTGGAGCCATCAAGAAGACATGATGATGATTC AAACTCAAGCTTTGTAACTGAAAAGTGTCCCTCACGGAAGAGGACACATCATTCATCCGATAAATGA
- the LOC110640017 gene encoding uncharacterized protein LOC110640017 isoform X2, with translation MNEPILEEAFHNSGKVILIFSVNMSGFFQGYAQMMSSVGWRRDNIWSQGCGKSNPWGRSFKVKWLQLNDLPFQKTLHLKNPLNDYKPVKISRDCQELPEDVGEALCELIDGESDSDGMLKRDDLSLKRPFIAPSCSLGDEGYNIHSLHMPWVRTSMPYSTCLYQHGAEASRFHLAHQGPSGVNLPLASSASKMSRMKQSQLNGSLANLQVQCDVRSRNDAWALSAESPLASTLTEDDFLEMTYEEYLEVHSRSVKQLNLPVVGSSRATLEPSRRHDDDSNSSFVTEKCPSRKRTHHSSDK, from the exons ATGAATGAACCAATTTTGGAAGAGGCCTTTCAT AATTCTGGTAAAGTCATACTAATATTTAGTGTCAACATGAGTGGTTTCTTCCAAGGTTATGCCCAAATGATGTCTTCTGTTGGATGGAGGCGTGACAACATCTGGAGCCAAGGATGTGGTAAAAGTAATCCTTGGGGCCGCAGCTTTAAGGTTAAATGGCTGCAGTTAAATGACTTGCCTTTCCAAAAGACACTTCATCTCAAGAATCCACTGAATGACTACAAACCTGTTAAAATTAGTAGAGACTGCCAG GAATTACCGGAAGATGTAGGAGAAGCTCTTTGTGAGCTAATTGATGGGGAGAGTGATAGTGATGGCATGctgaaaag GGATGACCTTTCTCTCAAAAGGCCTTTTATAGCGCCTTCATGTTCACTAGGAGATGAAGGATATAATATCCATTCACTACACATGCCATGGGTTAGGACTTCCATGCCTTATAGTACATGTCTCTACCAACATGGTGCTGAAGCAAGTAGATTTCATTTGGCTCATCAGGGACCTAGTGGTGTTAATTTGCCTCTTGCATCTAGTGCATCAAAAATGTCAAGGATGAAACAATCTCAACTGAATGGAAGTCTTGCAAATTTGCAAGTACAGTGTGATGTGCGTTCTCGAAATGATGCTTGGGCTTTGTCAGCAGAAAGTCCTCTGGCTAGTACTCTGACTGAGGATGATTTTCTTGAAATG ACATATGAAGAGTACCTGGAAGTGCATAGCAGAAGTGTCAAACAATTGAATCTCCCT GTAGTTGGATCATCTCGGGCAACACTGGAGCCATCAAGAAGACATGATGATGATTC AAACTCAAGCTTTGTAACTGAAAAGTGTCCCTCACGGAAGAGGACACATCATTCATCCGATAAATGA
- the LOC131174811 gene encoding uncharacterized protein LOC131174811 yields the protein MESNGQEEKTKTVSKEQVIAKLKDDGDFDNLRLKIIRKLKDNEELRNSIISIVRQSAALNRAGAENMKPRQLSDAIYNEVGNEMMSKLSDGVWEIIRSGDGMKNEITGTVQSVYNKLVEPKRKEVGESSTHGVALVQNEADNKGLVKDSTVAVDDNLSDGELQEPPGFSLSINHQNNHELKEELEQPMHCQGTVEELKEGVNHSKDKLEADDVDPGLPPGFSTDIEQKQPCDDCDEDPDVPPGFG from the exons ATGGAGAGCAACGGTCAAGAGGAGAAGACGAAAACAGTAAGCAAGGAACAAGTAATTGCGAAACTCAAGGACGACGGCGACTTCGATAATCTTCGTCTCAAGATAATCCGCAAGCTTAAAGACAAT GAAGAATTGCGCAATAGCATTATTTCCATTGTGAGGCAGTCAGCAGCTCTTAACCGTGCAGGGGCTGAAAACATGAAACCCAGGCAACTTTCGGATGCCATATATAATGAGGTTGG GAATGAAATGATGAGTAAGCTTTCTGATGGTGTGTgggaaataattagatcaggtgaTGGCATGAAAAATGAAATAACAGGGACTGTACAGTCTGTCTATAATAAGTTGGTGGAGCCTAAAAGGAAGGAGGTGGGTGAATCTTCTACTCATGGAGTGGCGCTGGTTCAGAATGAAGCTGACAATAAGGGCCTTGTCAAGGACTCAACTGTTGCAGTGGATGATAACTTGTCTGATGGTGAACTCCAAGAACCACCAGGATTCTCTTTGTCCATTAATCATCAGAACAACCATGAACTCAAAGAGGAGTTGGAGCAGCCTATGCATTGCCAAGGGACTGTGGAAGAACTGAAGGAAGGGGTTAACCACTCAAAAGATAAGCTGGAGGCTGATGATGTTGATCCTGGTTTGCCACCTGGCTTTTCTACAGATATTGAGCAAAAGCAGCCATGTGACGATTGTGATGAGGACCCTGATGTGCCTCCTGGTTTTGGTTGA
- the LOC110640000 gene encoding leucoanthocyanidin dioxygenase, producing the protein MVTTMAARVESLSSSGIQSIPKEYVRPQEELTSIGNVFEEEKKEEGPQVPTIDLQEMYSDDEVVGEKCRAALVKAAKEWGVMHLVNHGIADDLIQRVKKAGQAFFDLPVEEKERYANDQASGKIQGYGSKLANNASGQLEWEDYFFHLIFPEEKRDLSVWPKTPIDYTEVTSEYARQLRGLATKIMSVLSIGLGLEEGRLEKEVGGLEELLLQMKINYYPRCPQPELALGVEAHTDISALTFILHNMVPGLQLFYQGKWVTAKCVPNSIIMHIGDTIEILSNGKYKSILHRGLVNKEKVRISWAVFFEPPKEKIILKPLPEVVTEAEPAQFPPRTFAQHIEHKLFRKSQEALLSK; encoded by the exons ATGGTGACAACAATGGCAGCCAGAGTCGAGAGCTTgtcaagtagtgggattcagtcAATCCCGAAAGAGTACGTTCGCCCACAAGAAGAGCTGACAAGCATCGGCAATGTCTTCGAAGAGGAGAAGAAAGAGGAAGGGCCTCAAGTTCCAACCATTGATTTGCAGGAAATGTACTCTGACGACGAAGTGGTTGGCGAAAAATGCAGGGCAGCTCTTGTAAAGGCGGCCAAGGAGTGGGGTGTCATGCACCTTGTTAACCATGGCATTGCTGATGATCTCATTCAGCGAGTCAAGAAAGCTGGACAagctttctttgatcttcctgtTGAGGAAAAGGAGAGATATGCCAATGACCAGGCTTCAGGAAAGATTCAAGGTTATGGAAGCAAGCTGGCCAACAATGCTTCTGGGCAGCTCGAGTGGGAGGACTATTTCTTCCATCTTATTTTTCCTGAGGAGAAGCGCGATTTATCCGTTTGGCCTAAGACGCCCATTGACTACAC agAGGTGACCAGTGAGTATGCAAGGCAACTGAGAGGTCTAGCGACCAAAATTATGTCAGTACTATCAATTGGGTTGGGACTAGAAGAAGGGAGACTAGAAAAGGAGGTTGGTGGACTTGaagagctgctgctccaaatgAAGATTAACTACTACCCCAGGTGCCCTCAACCAGAACTTGCCCTAGGAGTTGAAGCTCACACTGATATAAGTGCCCTCACTTTCATCCTCCACAACATGGTTCCAGGTCTTCAACTCTTCTATCAAGGCAAGTGGGTGACAGCCAAATGCGTCCCAAATTCTATCATCATGCACATTGGTGACACTATTGAGATCTTAAGCAATGGCAAATACAAGAGTATTCTTCACAGGGGACTTGTTAACAAGGAGAAGGTGAGGATTTCATGGGCAGTTTTCTTCGAGCCACCAAAGGAGAAAATCATCCTTAAGCCATTGCCTGAGGTTGTCACTGAGGCAGAACCAGCACAATTCCCTCCTCGCACATTTGCTCAGCATATTGAGCACAAGTTGTTCAGGAAGAGCCAAGAGGCTCTTCTCTCCAAATGA